The following are encoded together in the Bradyrhizobium algeriense genome:
- a CDS encoding extensin family protein, which yields MNSTAQKASRKWANGTFRRIGAAMVTVAVAAILIGMPVEPAWAAKRSRAAPWDDLFRHLSPRERGGPRPTARRAAAPVLPVPLPKPRPSEAPSAERDKPDKEQLASPPNGKPDQQAVPAPPPTPQPSACRLALTDQVAIAPSIPDIKGADGCGGEDLVRLEAIVLPDKRRVSVKPAAILRCTMASALAEWIRSDIAPLAERLGSSISDLDNFDSFECRGRNRIVGARLSEHGRANALDVRAFKFADGSLISLTDRTVPRGLRESVLHSACKRFSTVLGPGSDWYHEDHIHLDLMERRGNYRICQWDVWDPLPQKAPLLPAERPDEAPPREVVAKPGDAKSDAKSGAKSDAKSDAELDAEKSNAEKTEEAEPPREEKPAKKKRRQNRRS from the coding sequence ATGAACTCTACCGCGCAGAAGGCAAGCCGAAAATGGGCTAATGGCACCTTTCGCCGCATTGGAGCGGCAATGGTTACCGTTGCCGTCGCGGCAATCCTGATTGGCATGCCAGTCGAGCCGGCCTGGGCGGCGAAACGGTCGCGCGCTGCGCCGTGGGACGACCTGTTCAGGCATTTATCGCCAAGGGAACGGGGAGGGCCGCGACCGACGGCGCGGCGTGCGGCGGCGCCGGTGCTGCCGGTGCCGCTGCCGAAGCCTCGCCCGTCCGAGGCCCCTTCGGCCGAGCGCGACAAGCCGGACAAGGAGCAGCTGGCCTCTCCCCCGAACGGCAAGCCCGACCAGCAGGCCGTGCCGGCGCCGCCGCCTACGCCACAGCCGTCGGCCTGCCGGCTGGCGCTGACGGACCAAGTCGCCATTGCGCCCAGCATCCCCGACATCAAGGGCGCCGACGGCTGCGGCGGCGAGGATCTGGTGCGGCTGGAGGCGATCGTGCTGCCAGACAAGCGGCGGGTTTCGGTGAAGCCGGCGGCGATCCTGCGCTGTACCATGGCGTCCGCGCTGGCCGAATGGATCCGCAGCGATATCGCGCCGCTGGCGGAGCGCCTCGGCAGCTCCATCTCCGATCTCGACAATTTCGACTCGTTCGAGTGCCGCGGCCGCAACCGCATCGTCGGCGCCAGGCTCTCCGAGCACGGCCGCGCCAACGCGCTTGACGTTCGCGCCTTCAAGTTCGCCGACGGCAGCTTGATCTCGCTGACCGACCGCACCGTGCCGCGGGGATTGCGCGAGAGCGTGCTGCATTCCGCCTGCAAGCGGTTCTCGACGGTGCTGGGTCCAGGCTCGGACTGGTACCATGAAGACCATATCCATCTCGACCTGATGGAGCGGCGTGGCAATTACCGGATCTGCCAGTGGGACGTGTGGGACCCGCTGCCGCAGAAAGCGCCGCTATTGCCGGCCGAGCGGCCCGACGAAGCGCCGCCGCGCGAGGTCGTCGCCAAACCGGGCGACGCCAAGTCTGATGCGAAGTCTGGTGCGAAGTCTGATGCGAAGTCCGATGCCGAGCTGGACGCTGAAAAATCGAATGCCGAAAAAACTGAAGAGGCCGAACCGCCGCGCGAGGAGAAGCCTGCAAAGAAAAAGCGCCGGCAAAACCGGCGCTCTTGA
- a CDS encoding L,D-transpeptidase yields MSSLKVILGLLAAGLALSGCMPATTYQAAPEATLKPNDKAQLAKARYAAVPPAEPFRRAIVDYHRKELPGTIVVDSDNHYLYLVQDGGKAIRYGVTVGEEALAFSGIARVGNMAEWPKWTPTADIHKRIEGLPASVPGGVDNPLGARALYLYQGNKDTLFRIHGTNQPEYIGASISSGCIRMTNEDVIDLYSRVKQGTVVVVLEPKQGDSPFNSKMALQGGGHNGPTPQ; encoded by the coding sequence ATGTCGTCGCTGAAAGTAATCCTGGGGCTGCTCGCCGCCGGCCTTGCGTTGTCTGGTTGCATGCCGGCAACCACCTATCAGGCCGCCCCTGAAGCCACCCTCAAGCCGAACGACAAGGCCCAGCTCGCCAAGGCGCGCTACGCCGCGGTTCCGCCGGCAGAGCCGTTCCGCCGCGCCATCGTCGACTATCACCGCAAGGAACTGCCCGGCACCATCGTCGTCGATTCCGATAACCACTATCTCTATCTGGTTCAGGACGGCGGCAAGGCGATCCGTTACGGCGTTACCGTCGGCGAGGAAGCCCTCGCCTTCTCCGGCATCGCCCGCGTCGGCAACATGGCCGAATGGCCAAAGTGGACACCCACCGCCGACATTCACAAGCGCATCGAAGGCCTCCCGGCCTCGGTACCCGGCGGCGTCGACAATCCGCTCGGCGCCCGCGCGCTCTATCTCTATCAGGGCAACAAGGACACGCTGTTCCGCATCCACGGCACCAACCAGCCGGAATATATCGGCGCCTCGATTTCGTCGGGCTGCATCCGCATGACCAACGAGGACGTCATCGACCTCTACAGCCGGGTGAAGCAGGGTACGGTCGTCGTCGTGCTCGAACCCAAGCAGGGCGACTCGCCGTTCAATTCCAAGATGGCACTGCAGGGCGGCGGCCACAACGGCCCGACGCCGCAGTAG
- a CDS encoding DUF1499 domain-containing protein — protein sequence MARRFSAPYQSEPVSSLATWSRNLAIFAVVAVVVSILIVRFGFLEMKPALATFFGALGCAVLSILVGLAAFAAIWQNGSRGMGRILLAFLISTVLLAYPAYLALQYRKLPPIHDITTDPIDPPRFEALARLRSGEGANSAVYAGLYSAEQQRTAYPDIETVELEVPPQRAYEVTLALVTKRKWLVIDERPPQPPRRIGRIEAVARTPIMGFREDISIRITPDGEESRVDIRSSSRYFESDLGSNAARVTKLIEDINSAVDNAKPAQKKPQAPAKAQAKTVKK from the coding sequence ATGGCCCGAAGGTTTTCCGCTCCCTACCAGTCGGAGCCCGTGTCCAGCCTCGCCACCTGGTCGCGCAACCTCGCCATTTTCGCCGTGGTCGCGGTGGTGGTCTCGATCCTCATCGTCCGCTTCGGCTTCCTGGAGATGAAGCCGGCGCTGGCGACCTTCTTCGGCGCGCTCGGTTGCGCCGTGCTGTCGATCCTGGTCGGCCTCGCCGCCTTTGCCGCGATCTGGCAGAACGGGTCGCGCGGCATGGGCCGGATCCTGCTGGCATTCCTGATCAGTACCGTGCTGCTCGCCTACCCGGCCTACCTCGCTTTGCAATACCGCAAGCTGCCGCCGATCCACGACATCACCACCGATCCGATCGATCCGCCGCGCTTCGAGGCGCTGGCGCGCTTACGCAGCGGCGAAGGCGCCAACTCCGCTGTTTATGCCGGGCTCTATTCGGCCGAACAGCAGCGGACCGCCTATCCCGATATCGAGACCGTGGAGCTCGAAGTGCCGCCGCAGCGGGCCTATGAGGTGACGCTGGCGCTGGTCACCAAGCGCAAATGGCTCGTGATCGACGAACGGCCGCCGCAGCCGCCGCGCCGTATCGGCCGCATCGAGGCGGTGGCACGGACGCCGATCATGGGTTTCCGCGAGGACATCTCGATCCGCATCACGCCCGACGGCGAGGAATCGCGCGTCGATATCCGTTCCTCCTCGCGCTATTTCGAAAGCGACCTCGGCAGCAACGCCGCACGCGTGACAAAGCTGATCGAGGACATCAATTCCGCCGTCGACAACGCCAAACCGGCGCAGAAGAAGCCGCAGGCGCCGGCCAAAGCGCAGGCGAAGACGGTGAAGAAGTGA
- a CDS encoding fatty-acid--CoA ligase yields MLGLMQDWPLLCHRIIEHAAKYHGTQEVVTRSVEGPIHRTNYAEIHARALKVSQRLDRDGIKLGDRVATIAWNTWRHLEAWYGIMGIGAICHTVNPRLFPDQIAWIINHAQDRVVMVDITFVPILEKIAAQLPSVERYIVLTDKAHMPQTTLKNAVAYEDWIAEADGKFNWKDFDENTAAAMCYTSGTTGDPKGVLYSHRSNVLHGLMANNVDALGTSATETMLPVVPLFHANSWGIAFSAPSMGTKLVMPGAKLDGASVYELLDTEKVTHTAGVPTVWLMLLNHMSAGNLKLPHLKSVVCGGSAMPRTMIKSFVDMGVRVRHAWGMTEMSPIGTVAALKPPFAELTGEERLDILQTQGYPPFGVEMKITDDAGKELPWDGKTFGRLKVSGPAVAKAYFKIDTDILDDEGFFDTGDVATIDQHGYMRITDRSKDVIKSGGEWISSIDLENLAVAHPAVAEAAVIGVYHPKWDERPLLIVQLKQGQQATREDILKFMDGKIAKWWMPDDVAFVDGIPHTATGKILKTALREQFKSYRFPNAAA; encoded by the coding sequence ATGCTCGGATTGATGCAAGACTGGCCTTTGCTGTGCCATCGGATTATTGAACACGCGGCGAAGTACCACGGCACGCAAGAGGTCGTCACGCGGTCGGTCGAAGGCCCCATTCATCGCACCAATTACGCCGAAATTCATGCACGCGCACTGAAAGTATCGCAACGGCTGGACCGCGACGGCATCAAGCTCGGTGACCGCGTCGCCACCATCGCCTGGAATACCTGGCGCCATCTCGAAGCCTGGTACGGCATCATGGGGATCGGCGCGATCTGCCACACCGTCAATCCGCGGTTGTTCCCCGACCAGATTGCCTGGATCATCAACCACGCGCAGGACCGCGTGGTGATGGTCGACATCACCTTCGTGCCGATCCTGGAAAAGATCGCAGCCCAGCTGCCGAGCGTCGAACGCTACATCGTGCTGACCGACAAGGCCCACATGCCGCAGACCACGCTGAAGAACGCGGTCGCCTATGAGGACTGGATCGCGGAAGCCGACGGCAAGTTCAACTGGAAGGACTTTGACGAAAACACCGCGGCCGCGATGTGCTACACCTCGGGCACCACGGGCGATCCGAAAGGCGTGTTGTATTCGCACCGCTCCAACGTGCTGCACGGATTGATGGCCAACAATGTCGACGCGCTCGGCACCAGCGCCACCGAGACAATGCTGCCGGTGGTGCCATTGTTCCATGCCAACAGCTGGGGCATCGCATTCTCCGCGCCTTCGATGGGCACCAAGCTCGTGATGCCGGGCGCCAAGCTCGACGGTGCTTCGGTCTATGAACTGCTCGACACCGAGAAGGTCACGCACACTGCCGGCGTGCCGACGGTGTGGCTGATGCTGCTCAACCACATGTCGGCCGGCAATCTGAAGCTGCCCCACCTGAAGAGCGTGGTGTGCGGCGGCTCGGCGATGCCGCGCACGATGATCAAGTCGTTCGTCGACATGGGCGTTCGCGTGCGCCACGCCTGGGGCATGACCGAAATGAGCCCGATCGGCACTGTCGCCGCGCTGAAGCCGCCGTTTGCCGAACTCACCGGCGAGGAACGGCTCGACATCCTGCAGACCCAGGGCTATCCGCCGTTCGGCGTCGAGATGAAGATCACCGACGATGCCGGCAAGGAACTGCCGTGGGACGGCAAGACTTTTGGCCGCCTCAAGGTGAGCGGCCCTGCGGTCGCCAAAGCCTATTTCAAGATCGATACAGATATTCTCGACGACGAGGGCTTCTTCGACACCGGCGACGTCGCGACCATCGACCAGCATGGCTATATGCGGATCACCGACCGCTCCAAGGACGTCATCAAGTCCGGCGGCGAATGGATTTCGTCGATCGATCTGGAAAATCTCGCGGTCGCCCACCCCGCGGTCGCAGAAGCGGCCGTGATCGGCGTCTATCATCCCAAATGGGACGAGCGTCCGCTTCTGATCGTCCAGCTCAAGCAAGGCCAGCAAGCGACGCGCGAGGACATCCTGAAATTCATGGACGGCAAGATCGCCAAATGGTGGATGCCCGACGACGTCGCCTTCGTCGACGGCATTCCCCACACCGCGACCGGCAAGATCCTGAAAACGGCGTTGCGCGAACAGTTCAAGAGCTACCGCTTCCCGAACGCGGCGGCGTGA
- a CDS encoding TAXI family TRAP transporter solute-binding subunit — MHVVAGTSIRSLADLNGRRVAVDLPNGGTFVTAITIFERLGIKPVYAFIEQRVAYEKLKNGELDAVVAVQGSPSRAVSQVKGDTCISSRSPIAGRCRAIICHPC; from the coding sequence ATGCACGTCGTCGCCGGGACGTCGATCCGCAGCCTCGCCGATCTGAACGGCCGGCGCGTCGCCGTCGACCTGCCGAACGGAGGCACGTTCGTCACCGCGATCACCATCTTCGAACGGCTGGGCATCAAGCCGGTCTACGCCTTCATCGAGCAGCGCGTCGCCTATGAAAAGTTGAAGAACGGCGAACTCGATGCCGTCGTAGCCGTGCAGGGAAGCCCGTCCAGGGCCGTCAGCCAGGTCAAGGGTGACACCTGCATTTCGTCCCGATCCCCTATAGCGGGCCGCTGCAGAGCGATTATCTGCCATCCGTGCTGA
- a CDS encoding MBL fold metallo-hydrolase: MADNDDIPFNRDFPLKPGVVDEVRPGVRRVLCNNPSPFTFTGTVSYIVGQGKVAIIDPGPDDEAHAKALLDAVRGETVTHILVTHTHRDHSPNTARIKAATGAPVYAEGPHRASRPRFESEKHNPESGADRDFRPDIAVKDGDVIEGQGWALEAVATPGHTANHLAFAWPERKINFVGDHVMGWSTSIVAPPDGSMIDYMASLARLEAREEDLYFSGHGPEIPEGPRYVRFLTRHRQAREASILHRLAKGEADIPTMVRAIYIGIDPRLTNAAGYSVLAHLEDLVARGIVATDGDPVIGGTYRMANA; the protein is encoded by the coding sequence ATGGCCGACAACGACGACATCCCGTTCAACCGCGACTTCCCGCTCAAGCCGGGTGTCGTCGATGAAGTCCGCCCCGGCGTGCGGCGCGTTCTCTGCAACAATCCGAGCCCGTTCACCTTCACCGGCACGGTCAGCTACATCGTCGGCCAGGGCAAGGTCGCGATCATCGATCCCGGCCCTGATGACGAAGCGCATGCCAAGGCGCTGCTGGATGCCGTGCGCGGCGAAACCGTGACGCATATTCTCGTCACCCATACCCATCGCGACCACTCGCCGAATACGGCGCGGATCAAGGCCGCCACCGGCGCGCCTGTCTATGCCGAGGGGCCGCACCGCGCTTCGCGGCCGCGCTTCGAGAGCGAGAAACACAATCCGGAGTCCGGCGCCGACCGCGATTTCAGGCCTGACATCGCGGTCAAGGACGGCGACGTCATCGAGGGGCAGGGCTGGGCGCTGGAGGCGGTCGCAACGCCCGGGCACACCGCCAACCATCTGGCGTTCGCGTGGCCTGAGCGGAAGATCAATTTTGTCGGAGATCACGTGATGGGCTGGTCGACCTCGATCGTCGCTCCACCCGACGGATCGATGATCGACTACATGGCCTCGCTGGCGCGGCTGGAAGCCCGCGAGGAGGATCTGTATTTCTCAGGCCACGGCCCGGAAATTCCGGAAGGGCCGCGTTACGTCCGCTTCCTGACCCGGCATCGTCAGGCCCGCGAAGCCTCGATCCTGCATCGGCTCGCCAAGGGCGAGGCGGATATTCCGACCATGGTGCGCGCGATCTACATCGGCATCGACCCGCGGCTGACCAACGCCGCCGGCTATTCCGTGCTGGCCCATCTGGAAGACCTGGTGGCGCGCGGGATCGTCGCGACGGATGGCGATCCGGTGATCGGTGGCACGTACCGGATGGCGAATGCTTAG